A single genomic interval of Pangasianodon hypophthalmus isolate fPanHyp1 chromosome 8, fPanHyp1.pri, whole genome shotgun sequence harbors:
- the abl2 gene encoding tyrosine-protein kinase ABL2 isoform X3 has translation MYWELWLSQVKGRGIHYVLLRNKEALHRPFGLDSSALTEAVRWSSKENLLGAAESDPNLFVALYDFVASGDNTLSITKGEKLRVLGYNQNGEWSEVRSKNGQGWVPSNYITPVNSLEKHSWYHGPVSRSAAEYLLSSLINGSFLVRESESSPGQLSISLRYEGRVYHYRINTASDGKVYVTSESRFSTLAELVHHHSTVADGLVTTLHYPAPKCNKPTVYGVSPIHDKWEMERTDITMKHKLGGGQYGEVYVGVWKKYNLTVAVKTLKEDTMEVEEFLKEAAVMKEVKHPNLVQLLGVCTLEPPFYIVTEYMPHGNLLDYLRECDREEVNAVVLLYMATQISSAMEYLEKKNFIHRDLAARNCLVGENHVVKVADFGLSRLMTGDTYTAHAGAKFPIKWTAPESLAYNTFSIKSDVWAFGVLLWEIATYGMSPYPGIDLSQVYDLLEKGYRMEQPEGCPPKVYELMRACWQWSPLDRPSFAEIHQAFETMFHDSSISEEVAEELCKTASCGKGGVVHSFSHDQPLVPSKSRPQKKHSDNKENMEGLESRHEPGSHGPSASLLVGDGRSSSSPALPRKQRDKSSGGLLDDSLDATFTRDRKAGFFSSFMKKKSSTTASTSQPQHNLPMTPSSSFREMETQPHKKYEPTTAFGGPPPPLPQTDGLGFSPSHGESNHVQSRCCGATFGQKLSGSNSSTSNQVGSSSSWAGLAGFFTPRLIKKTLGLRTGKSSGSDEGGGGARPFPRSNSTSSMSAGLPDLERMALTLPRNRSKPPLERTVSTTSQPENGAPRPSDALPRKLDEGTAQIRDRPKAKLLPRAVSVGTGAARAPGVGGEAESDAHTQGRVGQDDRAAWSSPSKTLVGPHNHKVPVLISPTLKSGTADAHLVGVDSQGNRFKLLADSGSDRPRLIKPKCAPPPPPTLRSLQHSYSTDGADEATNMGPEVNGDGVKRSGRGSGGARPCIPPPQAPPAPAASSGNATTSKIANGGTTSASSKLTLRRTRQQVERIPLEKVSKEALLECAECLSLALHSSTEPCSSSQVLDAGHQLLDYCSGYVDCIPQTRNKFAFREALGKLELSLQELRASSTGGGGGLGGSGTSPALDNLHSCIKEISDVVQR, from the exons ATGTACTGGGAGCTGTGGCTGAGTCAGGTGAAGGGGAGAGGAATTCATTACGTGCTTCTCCGAAACAAAG AAGCCCTGCATAGGCCGTTTGGATTGGACTCATCGGCTCTGACTGAGGCGGTGCGTTGGAGCTCAAAGGAGAATCTCCTGGGTGCTGCTGAGAGTGACCCCAACCTGTTTGTCGCACTTTACGACTTTGTGGCCAGTGGTGACAACACGCTGAGCATCACGAAAG gAGAGAAGCTCAGGGTGCTGGGCTACAATCAGAATGGCGAGTGGAGTGAGGTTCGCTCTAAGAACGGTCAAGGCTGGGTTCCCAGTAACTACATCACACCGGTGAACAGTCTGGAGAAGCATAGCTGGTATCATGGACCCGTGTCTCGCAGTGCAGCCGAGTATCTACTCAGTAGCCTCATCAACGGCAGCTTCCTGGTaagggagagtgagagcagcCCGGGCCAGCTCTCTATTTCACTGCGCTACGAGGGCCGAGTCTACCACTACCGCATCAACACTGCCTCTGATGGAAAG GTCTACGTAACCTCTGAGAGCAGGTTCAGCACATTAGCCGAGCTGGTCCATCATCATTCCACTGTAGCAGACGGTTTGGTGACAACGCTGCACTACCCAGCCCCGAAATGCAACAAGCCCACTGTCTACGGGGTCTCGCCCATCCACGACAAGTGGGAGATGGAGCGCACCGATATCACCATGAAGCACAAGCTAGGAGGAGGCCAATATGGCGAGGTCTATGTGGGTGTGTGGAAGAAATACAACCTCACTGTTGCTGTCAAAACACTCAAG GAAGACACTATGGAAGTGGAGGAATTTCTGAAAGAGGCTGCCGTCATGAAAGAGGTGAAACACCCCAATCTAGTGCAGCTGCTTG GTGTGTGCACACTGGAGCCTCCGTTCTACATAGTGACGGAGTACATGCCTCATGGCAATCTGCTGGACTACCTCCGCGAGTGTGACCGTGAGGAGGTGAATGCTGTTGTGCTGCTCTACATGGCTACTCAGATCTCCTCTGCCATGGAATACCTGGAAAAGAAGAACTTTATTCACAG ggacCTGGCTGCACGAAACTGTCTAGTAGGGGAGAACCATGTGGTAAAGGTGGCTGATTTTGGCTTGAGTCGGCTGATGACAGGAGACACATACACAGCTCATGCTGGCGCCAAGTTCCCCATCAAGTGGACCGCACCGGAGAGCCTGGCCTACAACACCTTTTCCATCAAATCAGACGTCTGGG CATTTGGAGTGCTTCTTTGGGAGATTGCGACCTATGGTATGTCTCCATACCCTGGTATTGACCTGTCTCAGGTTTATGACCTGCTGGAGAAGGGCTACCGCATGGAACAGCCAGAAGGCTGTCCTCCGAAAGTCTACGAACTCATGAGAGCAT gttgGCAGTGGAGCCCACTGGACAGGCCCTCATTTGCAGAGATCCATCAGgcctttgagacaatgttccaTGACTCCAGCATATCAGAAG AAGTGGCAGAAGAACTGTGTAAGACTGCCTCTTGTGGTAAGGGTGGGGTAGTGCACTCGTTCAGTCACGATCAGCCCCTTGTGCCCTCCAAGTCACGGCCGCAGAAGAAGCATTCAGACAATAAGGAGAACATGGAGGGGCTTGAGAGTCGGCATGAGCCTGGATCTCACGGTCCTTCAG CCTCTCTTCTGGTAGGTGATGGTCGTTCCAGCAGCTCTCCTGCTCTGCCCCGGAAGCAGAGAGACAAATCTTCTGGTGGCCTGCTTGATGACTCATTGGATGCCACCTTTACTCGTGACCGCAAAGCTGGCTTCTTCAGCTCCTTCATGAAGAAGAAATCATCAACAACCGCTTCCACCTCTCAGCCTCAGCACAACCTCCCCATGACCCCCAGCAGCTCCTTTCGTGAGATGGAGACACAGCCTCACAAGAAGTATGAGCCCACAACTGCTTTTGGtggtcctcctcctccactgccTCAGACTGATGGCCTTGGCTTCTCTCCGTCTCATGGAGAAAGTAACCATGTTCAGTCACGGTGCTGCGGAGCCACTTTTGGGCAGAAGCTCTCTGGGTCAAACTCTTCCACCTCTAACCAAGTTGGCAGCAGCAGTAGCTGGGCAGGACTTGCAGGCTTCTTCACACCACGCCTTATCAAAAAGACCCTTGGGTTGCGAACTGGGAAGTCTTCTGGGAGTGATGAAGGGGGTGGGGGAGCCAGGCCCTTTCCTCGTTCAAATTCAACGTCCTCCATGTCAGCTGGGCTGCCAGATTTGGAGCGCATGGCGCTAACATTACCCAGGAACCGTAGCAAGCCACCATTGGAACGCACAGTGTCCACCACTTCACAGCCAGAGAATGGTGCCCCGCGACCCTCAGATGCTCTGCCCAGAAAGCTGGATGAGGGCACAGCGCAGATCCGGGACAGACCCAAAGCTAAACTACTGCCACGTGCGGTATCAGTGGGCACAGGAGCGGCTAGGGCACCAGGGGTTGGGGGCGAGGCCGAGTCTGATGCGCATACTCAGGGTAGAGTGGGGCAGGATGACAGAGCAGCCTGGTCTTCTCCGTCTAAAACGTTAGTTGGCCCACACAATCATAAAGTCCCAGTCCTGATCTCTCCGACGTTGAAGTCTGGCACAGCTGATGCACACCTGGTTGGTGTAGACTCACAGGGCAACCGCTTCAAACTGCTGGCCGACAGTGGCAGTGATAGGCCACGACTGATCAAGCCCAAGTGTGCCCCACCTCCTCCACCCACACTGCGCTCTCTCCAACACAGTTATAGCACAGATGGTGCTGACGAGGCGACTAACATGGGCCCAGAGGTCAATGGAGATGGGGTTAAAAGGTCGGGGAGAGGGTCAGGAGGAGCTCGACCATGCATACCGCCACCACAAGCACCTCCAGCACCTGCTGCTTCTTCTGGTAATGCAACAACAAGCAAGATAGCCAATGGTGGCACTACCTCTGCTTCCTCAAAGCTGACGCTGAGACGGACCCGGCAGCAGGTGGAACGTATACCACTGGAAAAAGTCAGTAAAGAAGCTCTGCTGGAGTGTGCTGAGTGCCTGAGCCTTGCGCTCCACAGCAGTACAGAGCCATGCTCCAGCAGCCAAGTCTTGGATGCTGGTCACCAGTTACTCGACTACTGTTCAGGCTATGTAGACTGCATCCCACAAACGCGTAACAAGTTCGCCTTCCGTGAAGCTTTGGGGAAGCTGGAACTCAGCCTCCAGGAACTGCGGGCTTCTTCTACGGGTGGAGGAGGGGGACTAGGTGGAAGTGGGACAAGTCCCGCTTTGGACAACTTGCACTCTTGCATTAAAGAGATCAGCGATGTGGTGCAAAGGTAG
- the abl2 gene encoding tyrosine-protein kinase ABL2 isoform X2: MPLRTLPSSSSFEEDRNRLIGIRQQDVDCYNLTEALHRPFGLDSSALTEAVRWSSKENLLGAAESDPNLFVALYDFVASGDNTLSITKGEKLRVLGYNQNGEWSEVRSKNGQGWVPSNYITPVNSLEKHSWYHGPVSRSAAEYLLSSLINGSFLVRESESSPGQLSISLRYEGRVYHYRINTASDGKVYVTSESRFSTLAELVHHHSTVADGLVTTLHYPAPKCNKPTVYGVSPIHDKWEMERTDITMKHKLGGGQYGEVYVGVWKKYNLTVAVKTLKEDTMEVEEFLKEAAVMKEVKHPNLVQLLGVCTLEPPFYIVTEYMPHGNLLDYLRECDREEVNAVVLLYMATQISSAMEYLEKKNFIHRDLAARNCLVGENHVVKVADFGLSRLMTGDTYTAHAGAKFPIKWTAPESLAYNTFSIKSDVWAFGVLLWEIATYGMSPYPGIDLSQVYDLLEKGYRMEQPEGCPPKVYELMRACWQWSPLDRPSFAEIHQAFETMFHDSSISEEVAEELCKTASCGKGGVVHSFSHDQPLVPSKSRPQKKHSDNKENMEGLESRHEPGSHGPSASLLVGDGRSSSSPALPRKQRDKSSGGLLDDSLDATFTRDRKAGFFSSFMKKKSSTTASTSQPQHNLPMTPSSSFREMETQPHKKYEPTTAFGGPPPPLPQTDGLGFSPSHGESNHVQSRCCGATFGQKLSGSNSSTSNQVGSSSSWAGLAGFFTPRLIKKTLGLRTGKSSGSDEGGGGARPFPRSNSTSSMSAGLPDLERMALTLPRNRSKPPLERTVSTTSQPENGAPRPSDALPRKLDEGTAQIRDRPKAKLLPRAVSVGTGAARAPGVGGEAESDAHTQGRVGQDDRAAWSSPSKTLVGPHNHKVPVLISPTLKSGTADAHLVGVDSQGNRFKLLADSGSDRPRLIKPKCAPPPPPTLRSLQHSYSTDGADEATNMGPEVNGDGVKRSGRGSGGARPCIPPPQAPPAPAASSGNATTSKIANGGTTSASSKLTLRRTRQQVERIPLEKVSKEALLECAECLSLALHSSTEPCSSSQVLDAGHQLLDYCSGYVDCIPQTRNKFAFREALGKLELSLQELRASSTGGGGGLGGSGTSPALDNLHSCIKEISDVVQR; encoded by the exons ATGCCCCTGCGTACTTTACCATCAAGCAGCAGCTTTGAAGAAGACAGGAATAGACTGATCGGTATCAGACAGCAGGACGTGGATTGTTACAATCTCACAG AAGCCCTGCATAGGCCGTTTGGATTGGACTCATCGGCTCTGACTGAGGCGGTGCGTTGGAGCTCAAAGGAGAATCTCCTGGGTGCTGCTGAGAGTGACCCCAACCTGTTTGTCGCACTTTACGACTTTGTGGCCAGTGGTGACAACACGCTGAGCATCACGAAAG gAGAGAAGCTCAGGGTGCTGGGCTACAATCAGAATGGCGAGTGGAGTGAGGTTCGCTCTAAGAACGGTCAAGGCTGGGTTCCCAGTAACTACATCACACCGGTGAACAGTCTGGAGAAGCATAGCTGGTATCATGGACCCGTGTCTCGCAGTGCAGCCGAGTATCTACTCAGTAGCCTCATCAACGGCAGCTTCCTGGTaagggagagtgagagcagcCCGGGCCAGCTCTCTATTTCACTGCGCTACGAGGGCCGAGTCTACCACTACCGCATCAACACTGCCTCTGATGGAAAG GTCTACGTAACCTCTGAGAGCAGGTTCAGCACATTAGCCGAGCTGGTCCATCATCATTCCACTGTAGCAGACGGTTTGGTGACAACGCTGCACTACCCAGCCCCGAAATGCAACAAGCCCACTGTCTACGGGGTCTCGCCCATCCACGACAAGTGGGAGATGGAGCGCACCGATATCACCATGAAGCACAAGCTAGGAGGAGGCCAATATGGCGAGGTCTATGTGGGTGTGTGGAAGAAATACAACCTCACTGTTGCTGTCAAAACACTCAAG GAAGACACTATGGAAGTGGAGGAATTTCTGAAAGAGGCTGCCGTCATGAAAGAGGTGAAACACCCCAATCTAGTGCAGCTGCTTG GTGTGTGCACACTGGAGCCTCCGTTCTACATAGTGACGGAGTACATGCCTCATGGCAATCTGCTGGACTACCTCCGCGAGTGTGACCGTGAGGAGGTGAATGCTGTTGTGCTGCTCTACATGGCTACTCAGATCTCCTCTGCCATGGAATACCTGGAAAAGAAGAACTTTATTCACAG ggacCTGGCTGCACGAAACTGTCTAGTAGGGGAGAACCATGTGGTAAAGGTGGCTGATTTTGGCTTGAGTCGGCTGATGACAGGAGACACATACACAGCTCATGCTGGCGCCAAGTTCCCCATCAAGTGGACCGCACCGGAGAGCCTGGCCTACAACACCTTTTCCATCAAATCAGACGTCTGGG CATTTGGAGTGCTTCTTTGGGAGATTGCGACCTATGGTATGTCTCCATACCCTGGTATTGACCTGTCTCAGGTTTATGACCTGCTGGAGAAGGGCTACCGCATGGAACAGCCAGAAGGCTGTCCTCCGAAAGTCTACGAACTCATGAGAGCAT gttgGCAGTGGAGCCCACTGGACAGGCCCTCATTTGCAGAGATCCATCAGgcctttgagacaatgttccaTGACTCCAGCATATCAGAAG AAGTGGCAGAAGAACTGTGTAAGACTGCCTCTTGTGGTAAGGGTGGGGTAGTGCACTCGTTCAGTCACGATCAGCCCCTTGTGCCCTCCAAGTCACGGCCGCAGAAGAAGCATTCAGACAATAAGGAGAACATGGAGGGGCTTGAGAGTCGGCATGAGCCTGGATCTCACGGTCCTTCAG CCTCTCTTCTGGTAGGTGATGGTCGTTCCAGCAGCTCTCCTGCTCTGCCCCGGAAGCAGAGAGACAAATCTTCTGGTGGCCTGCTTGATGACTCATTGGATGCCACCTTTACTCGTGACCGCAAAGCTGGCTTCTTCAGCTCCTTCATGAAGAAGAAATCATCAACAACCGCTTCCACCTCTCAGCCTCAGCACAACCTCCCCATGACCCCCAGCAGCTCCTTTCGTGAGATGGAGACACAGCCTCACAAGAAGTATGAGCCCACAACTGCTTTTGGtggtcctcctcctccactgccTCAGACTGATGGCCTTGGCTTCTCTCCGTCTCATGGAGAAAGTAACCATGTTCAGTCACGGTGCTGCGGAGCCACTTTTGGGCAGAAGCTCTCTGGGTCAAACTCTTCCACCTCTAACCAAGTTGGCAGCAGCAGTAGCTGGGCAGGACTTGCAGGCTTCTTCACACCACGCCTTATCAAAAAGACCCTTGGGTTGCGAACTGGGAAGTCTTCTGGGAGTGATGAAGGGGGTGGGGGAGCCAGGCCCTTTCCTCGTTCAAATTCAACGTCCTCCATGTCAGCTGGGCTGCCAGATTTGGAGCGCATGGCGCTAACATTACCCAGGAACCGTAGCAAGCCACCATTGGAACGCACAGTGTCCACCACTTCACAGCCAGAGAATGGTGCCCCGCGACCCTCAGATGCTCTGCCCAGAAAGCTGGATGAGGGCACAGCGCAGATCCGGGACAGACCCAAAGCTAAACTACTGCCACGTGCGGTATCAGTGGGCACAGGAGCGGCTAGGGCACCAGGGGTTGGGGGCGAGGCCGAGTCTGATGCGCATACTCAGGGTAGAGTGGGGCAGGATGACAGAGCAGCCTGGTCTTCTCCGTCTAAAACGTTAGTTGGCCCACACAATCATAAAGTCCCAGTCCTGATCTCTCCGACGTTGAAGTCTGGCACAGCTGATGCACACCTGGTTGGTGTAGACTCACAGGGCAACCGCTTCAAACTGCTGGCCGACAGTGGCAGTGATAGGCCACGACTGATCAAGCCCAAGTGTGCCCCACCTCCTCCACCCACACTGCGCTCTCTCCAACACAGTTATAGCACAGATGGTGCTGACGAGGCGACTAACATGGGCCCAGAGGTCAATGGAGATGGGGTTAAAAGGTCGGGGAGAGGGTCAGGAGGAGCTCGACCATGCATACCGCCACCACAAGCACCTCCAGCACCTGCTGCTTCTTCTGGTAATGCAACAACAAGCAAGATAGCCAATGGTGGCACTACCTCTGCTTCCTCAAAGCTGACGCTGAGACGGACCCGGCAGCAGGTGGAACGTATACCACTGGAAAAAGTCAGTAAAGAAGCTCTGCTGGAGTGTGCTGAGTGCCTGAGCCTTGCGCTCCACAGCAGTACAGAGCCATGCTCCAGCAGCCAAGTCTTGGATGCTGGTCACCAGTTACTCGACTACTGTTCAGGCTATGTAGACTGCATCCCACAAACGCGTAACAAGTTCGCCTTCCGTGAAGCTTTGGGGAAGCTGGAACTCAGCCTCCAGGAACTGCGGGCTTCTTCTACGGGTGGAGGAGGGGGACTAGGTGGAAGTGGGACAAGTCCCGCTTTGGACAACTTGCACTCTTGCATTAAAGAGATCAGCGATGTGGTGCAAAGGTAG
- the abl2 gene encoding tyrosine-protein kinase ABL2 isoform X5: MWKPRTTNSAEALHRPFGLDSSALTEAVRWSSKENLLGAAESDPNLFVALYDFVASGDNTLSITKGEKLRVLGYNQNGEWSEVRSKNGQGWVPSNYITPVNSLEKHSWYHGPVSRSAAEYLLSSLINGSFLVRESESSPGQLSISLRYEGRVYHYRINTASDGKVYVTSESRFSTLAELVHHHSTVADGLVTTLHYPAPKCNKPTVYGVSPIHDKWEMERTDITMKHKLGGGQYGEVYVGVWKKYNLTVAVKTLKEDTMEVEEFLKEAAVMKEVKHPNLVQLLGVCTLEPPFYIVTEYMPHGNLLDYLRECDREEVNAVVLLYMATQISSAMEYLEKKNFIHRDLAARNCLVGENHVVKVADFGLSRLMTGDTYTAHAGAKFPIKWTAPESLAYNTFSIKSDVWAFGVLLWEIATYGMSPYPGIDLSQVYDLLEKGYRMEQPEGCPPKVYELMRACWQWSPLDRPSFAEIHQAFETMFHDSSISEEVAEELCKTASCGKGGVVHSFSHDQPLVPSKSRPQKKHSDNKENMEGLESRHEPGSHGPSASLLVGDGRSSSSPALPRKQRDKSSGGLLDDSLDATFTRDRKAGFFSSFMKKKSSTTASTSQPQHNLPMTPSSSFREMETQPHKKYEPTTAFGGPPPPLPQTDGLGFSPSHGESNHVQSRCCGATFGQKLSGSNSSTSNQVGSSSSWAGLAGFFTPRLIKKTLGLRTGKSSGSDEGGGGARPFPRSNSTSSMSAGLPDLERMALTLPRNRSKPPLERTVSTTSQPENGAPRPSDALPRKLDEGTAQIRDRPKAKLLPRAVSVGTGAARAPGVGGEAESDAHTQGRVGQDDRAAWSSPSKTLVGPHNHKVPVLISPTLKSGTADAHLVGVDSQGNRFKLLADSGSDRPRLIKPKCAPPPPPTLRSLQHSYSTDGADEATNMGPEVNGDGVKRSGRGSGGARPCIPPPQAPPAPAASSGNATTSKIANGGTTSASSKLTLRRTRQQVERIPLEKVSKEALLECAECLSLALHSSTEPCSSSQVLDAGHQLLDYCSGYVDCIPQTRNKFAFREALGKLELSLQELRASSTGGGGGLGGSGTSPALDNLHSCIKEISDVVQR, translated from the exons AAGCCCTGCATAGGCCGTTTGGATTGGACTCATCGGCTCTGACTGAGGCGGTGCGTTGGAGCTCAAAGGAGAATCTCCTGGGTGCTGCTGAGAGTGACCCCAACCTGTTTGTCGCACTTTACGACTTTGTGGCCAGTGGTGACAACACGCTGAGCATCACGAAAG gAGAGAAGCTCAGGGTGCTGGGCTACAATCAGAATGGCGAGTGGAGTGAGGTTCGCTCTAAGAACGGTCAAGGCTGGGTTCCCAGTAACTACATCACACCGGTGAACAGTCTGGAGAAGCATAGCTGGTATCATGGACCCGTGTCTCGCAGTGCAGCCGAGTATCTACTCAGTAGCCTCATCAACGGCAGCTTCCTGGTaagggagagtgagagcagcCCGGGCCAGCTCTCTATTTCACTGCGCTACGAGGGCCGAGTCTACCACTACCGCATCAACACTGCCTCTGATGGAAAG GTCTACGTAACCTCTGAGAGCAGGTTCAGCACATTAGCCGAGCTGGTCCATCATCATTCCACTGTAGCAGACGGTTTGGTGACAACGCTGCACTACCCAGCCCCGAAATGCAACAAGCCCACTGTCTACGGGGTCTCGCCCATCCACGACAAGTGGGAGATGGAGCGCACCGATATCACCATGAAGCACAAGCTAGGAGGAGGCCAATATGGCGAGGTCTATGTGGGTGTGTGGAAGAAATACAACCTCACTGTTGCTGTCAAAACACTCAAG GAAGACACTATGGAAGTGGAGGAATTTCTGAAAGAGGCTGCCGTCATGAAAGAGGTGAAACACCCCAATCTAGTGCAGCTGCTTG GTGTGTGCACACTGGAGCCTCCGTTCTACATAGTGACGGAGTACATGCCTCATGGCAATCTGCTGGACTACCTCCGCGAGTGTGACCGTGAGGAGGTGAATGCTGTTGTGCTGCTCTACATGGCTACTCAGATCTCCTCTGCCATGGAATACCTGGAAAAGAAGAACTTTATTCACAG ggacCTGGCTGCACGAAACTGTCTAGTAGGGGAGAACCATGTGGTAAAGGTGGCTGATTTTGGCTTGAGTCGGCTGATGACAGGAGACACATACACAGCTCATGCTGGCGCCAAGTTCCCCATCAAGTGGACCGCACCGGAGAGCCTGGCCTACAACACCTTTTCCATCAAATCAGACGTCTGGG CATTTGGAGTGCTTCTTTGGGAGATTGCGACCTATGGTATGTCTCCATACCCTGGTATTGACCTGTCTCAGGTTTATGACCTGCTGGAGAAGGGCTACCGCATGGAACAGCCAGAAGGCTGTCCTCCGAAAGTCTACGAACTCATGAGAGCAT gttgGCAGTGGAGCCCACTGGACAGGCCCTCATTTGCAGAGATCCATCAGgcctttgagacaatgttccaTGACTCCAGCATATCAGAAG AAGTGGCAGAAGAACTGTGTAAGACTGCCTCTTGTGGTAAGGGTGGGGTAGTGCACTCGTTCAGTCACGATCAGCCCCTTGTGCCCTCCAAGTCACGGCCGCAGAAGAAGCATTCAGACAATAAGGAGAACATGGAGGGGCTTGAGAGTCGGCATGAGCCTGGATCTCACGGTCCTTCAG CCTCTCTTCTGGTAGGTGATGGTCGTTCCAGCAGCTCTCCTGCTCTGCCCCGGAAGCAGAGAGACAAATCTTCTGGTGGCCTGCTTGATGACTCATTGGATGCCACCTTTACTCGTGACCGCAAAGCTGGCTTCTTCAGCTCCTTCATGAAGAAGAAATCATCAACAACCGCTTCCACCTCTCAGCCTCAGCACAACCTCCCCATGACCCCCAGCAGCTCCTTTCGTGAGATGGAGACACAGCCTCACAAGAAGTATGAGCCCACAACTGCTTTTGGtggtcctcctcctccactgccTCAGACTGATGGCCTTGGCTTCTCTCCGTCTCATGGAGAAAGTAACCATGTTCAGTCACGGTGCTGCGGAGCCACTTTTGGGCAGAAGCTCTCTGGGTCAAACTCTTCCACCTCTAACCAAGTTGGCAGCAGCAGTAGCTGGGCAGGACTTGCAGGCTTCTTCACACCACGCCTTATCAAAAAGACCCTTGGGTTGCGAACTGGGAAGTCTTCTGGGAGTGATGAAGGGGGTGGGGGAGCCAGGCCCTTTCCTCGTTCAAATTCAACGTCCTCCATGTCAGCTGGGCTGCCAGATTTGGAGCGCATGGCGCTAACATTACCCAGGAACCGTAGCAAGCCACCATTGGAACGCACAGTGTCCACCACTTCACAGCCAGAGAATGGTGCCCCGCGACCCTCAGATGCTCTGCCCAGAAAGCTGGATGAGGGCACAGCGCAGATCCGGGACAGACCCAAAGCTAAACTACTGCCACGTGCGGTATCAGTGGGCACAGGAGCGGCTAGGGCACCAGGGGTTGGGGGCGAGGCCGAGTCTGATGCGCATACTCAGGGTAGAGTGGGGCAGGATGACAGAGCAGCCTGGTCTTCTCCGTCTAAAACGTTAGTTGGCCCACACAATCATAAAGTCCCAGTCCTGATCTCTCCGACGTTGAAGTCTGGCACAGCTGATGCACACCTGGTTGGTGTAGACTCACAGGGCAACCGCTTCAAACTGCTGGCCGACAGTGGCAGTGATAGGCCACGACTGATCAAGCCCAAGTGTGCCCCACCTCCTCCACCCACACTGCGCTCTCTCCAACACAGTTATAGCACAGATGGTGCTGACGAGGCGACTAACATGGGCCCAGAGGTCAATGGAGATGGGGTTAAAAGGTCGGGGAGAGGGTCAGGAGGAGCTCGACCATGCATACCGCCACCACAAGCACCTCCAGCACCTGCTGCTTCTTCTGGTAATGCAACAACAAGCAAGATAGCCAATGGTGGCACTACCTCTGCTTCCTCAAAGCTGACGCTGAGACGGACCCGGCAGCAGGTGGAACGTATACCACTGGAAAAAGTCAGTAAAGAAGCTCTGCTGGAGTGTGCTGAGTGCCTGAGCCTTGCGCTCCACAGCAGTACAGAGCCATGCTCCAGCAGCCAAGTCTTGGATGCTGGTCACCAGTTACTCGACTACTGTTCAGGCTATGTAGACTGCATCCCACAAACGCGTAACAAGTTCGCCTTCCGTGAAGCTTTGGGGAAGCTGGAACTCAGCCTCCAGGAACTGCGGGCTTCTTCTACGGGTGGAGGAGGGGGACTAGGTGGAAGTGGGACAAGTCCCGCTTTGGACAACTTGCACTCTTGCATTAAAGAGATCAGCGATGTGGTGCAAAGGTAG